A single Argentina anserina chromosome 7, drPotAnse1.1, whole genome shotgun sequence DNA region contains:
- the LOC126802703 gene encoding uncharacterized protein LOC126802703, translated as MGKWDHRPNRNRKFFHQEKLPSPTPLPFHPQPPSLSEFRRDGIPQWEKEYCTLIGSIPWWKIVEAKNQMYSSSNVLNWDDSAGEEAFQNAKSCFWADINSLQCDISLPAPDIYIDEIDWNPVIDPDIMKEVDREYFCPDDEGNDELGQKKRKTEHSSMVPLDGKNCLPDTLTNPWECDNMQSCGNSQTQVQGWNQGNKHISLVNGDDNPWERGITQSNERRENPAWEDNRDNSWRSSQMGKSSLTKNWDDGGNPWARDSPSVTHAKDCNGWANPLNKSWGSNQLETKNSYNGKNPWVCDPSQSNEASMNDRGWRDGGGEERHWKRCQRNNLDCRIKSNGRGARNDGGQKRGHSHQYIAGYQNSRLEGGDCQTGGYWRRENNRKRFS; from the exons ATGGGAAAATGGGACCACCGCCCCAATCGCAATCGGAAATTCTTCCATCAAGAAAAGCTTCCAAGCCCAACCCCTCTTCCTTTTCACCCTCAACCTCCTTCCCTTTCAG AGTTTAGGCGGGATGGTATACCGCAGTGGGAAAAGGAATATTGCACTTTGATCGGGTCCATACCATGGTGGAAGATAGTAGAAGCTAAGAATCAGATGTATAGTAGTAGTAATGTACTCAATTGGGACGACTCAGCTGGTGAGGAGGCATTTCAAAATGCAAAAAGCTGCTTTTGGGCAGACATCAATAGCCTCCAGTGTGATATCTCTCTGCCTGCTCCAGATATCTATATTGATGAAATAGATTGGAACCCTGTCATTGATCCTGATATCATGAAGGAAGTGGATCGTGAATACTTTTGTCCTGATGATGAAGGAAATGACGAGTTGGGGCAGAAAAAGAGGAAGACAGAACATTCATCTATGGTTCCTTTAGATGGAAAGAACTGTCTTCCAGATACCCTAACAAATCCTTGGGAATGTGACAATATGCAGAGTTGTGGGAATTCACAGACTCAAGTACAGGGCTGGAACCAGGGGAATAAACATATTAGTTTGGTTAATGGTGATGACAACCCCTGGGAACGTGGCATTACTCAGAGCAATGAAAGAAGGGAAAATCCTGCATGGGAAGATAATAGGGATAACTCATGGAGATCGAGCCAGATGGGAAAAAGCAGTCTCACAAAGAATTGGGATGATGGTGGCAATCCTTGGGCACGTGACTCTCCGAGTGTTACCCATGCGAAAGATTGTAATGGTTGGGCTAATCCCTTAAATAAGTCTTGGGGCTCCAACCAGCTGGAGACAAAGAATTCATATAATGGTAAAAATCCTTGGGTGTGTGATCCTAGTCAATCTAATGAAGCTTCAATGAACGATCGAGGATGGAGAGATGGTGGAGGAGAGGAGCGGCATTGGAAACGGTGCCAGAGAAATAACTTGGATTGTAGGATAAAGAGTAACGGTCGGGGAGCTAGGAATGACGGTGGCCAGAAGAGGGGCCATTCTCACCAATATATTGCAGGGTATCAAAACTCAAGACTCGAAGGGGGCGATTGTCAAACAGGTGGATACTGGAGGAGAGAAAACAACAGGAAGAGGTTCAGCTGA
- the LOC126803116 gene encoding protein IQ-DOMAIN 11: MAKKSGKSWFSIVKRFFSSDTQSKQNNKEKRRRWMFGRLRIKRLPSITAPPPPSASKERTLNEAEEEQSKHALNVAIASTVAAEAAVAAAHAAAEVVWLTDLKARNEATELEQQCEKEIQELAAVNIQTAYRGYLARKALRALKGIVKLQAIIRGRAVRRQAMATLKCLQSIINIQSHVCARRFQSKEGDSYQCDDYSDQFQNLRDKIIRMDSDSQRRWDGRLVSKEEAEALFLSKKEAMIKRERIKEYWYSHRKSAESERKKVNGRWRYWLDQWVDTQISKSKELEDLDTVLASNRKEEFGVAKQLRLRNLQRQHSHPVNEGMDSPRKSSLHHRKQSSLGDETSFTKSPIVPTYMAATKSAKLKARALSSPKLRPWSLDTCSESYSPCKNNNISLVSSINSEVPLSSRRIGKSGGIQQRSPSMKGLPSPVKSSQTMKDRSINSECSISYWDRQSTYR, translated from the exons ATGGCAAAGAAGAGCGGGAAGAGCTGGTTCAGTATAGTGAAAAGGTTCTTTAGTTCAGACACACAGTCAAAGCAAAATAAT aaggaaaagagaagaagatggatGTTTGGAAGGCTTAGGATTAAGAGGTTACCCTCAATAACGGCGCCTCCACCACCATCAGCATCAAAGGAAAGGACACTCAATGAGGCAGAGGAAGAACAAAGTAAGCATGCTTTGAATGTGGCTATTGCAAGCACCGTTGCTGCTGAAGCTGCTGTTGCAGCTGCTCATGCTGCTGCTGAGGTTGTGTGGCTAACTGATCTTAAAGCGCGAAATGAGGCCACTGAACTGGAACAGCAGTGTGAGAAGGAAATACAAGAACTTGCTGCTGTTAACATTCAAACTGCCTATCGTGGTTACCTT GCAAGGAAAGCTTTGAGGGCATTGAAGGGAATAGTGAAGCTCCAAGCTATTATTCGAGGACGAGCTGTGAGACGACAAGCAATGGCTACACTGAAGTGCTTGCAGTCCATTATAAACATTCAATCGCACGTATGTGCCAGGAGATTCCAAAGCAAAGAAGGGGATTCATATCAGTGTGATGATTATAGCGATCAGTTCCAAAATTTGAGGGACAAAATAATAAGG ATGGACTCAGACAGCCAAAGAAGGTGGGATGGCAGACTTGTTTCAAAGGAAGAGGCAGAGGCCTTGTTTTTGAGCAAGAAAGAGGCTATgattaagagagaaagaataaaGGAATACTGGTATAGCCATAGG AAATCAGCAGaatcagaaagaaaaaaggtaAATGGAAGATGGAGATACTGGTTGGATCAATGGGTTGACACCCAAATTTCTAAAAGCAAAGAACTGGAAGACTTGGACACGGTTTTGGCTTCGAATAGAAAAGAGGAGTTCGGAGTTGCAAAACAACTTAGGCTTAGAAACCTGCAAAGGCAGCATAGTCATCCTGTTAACGAAGGAATGGATTCTCCAAGAAAGTCATCCTTACACCACAGAAAGCAGAGTTCATTGGGAGATGAAACTTCCTTTACAAAATCTCCTATTGTTCCTACttacatggctgcaacaaagTCTGCTAAATTGAAAGCGAGGGCTTTAAGCTCCCCAAAATTAAGGCCATGGAGTTTGGATACTTGCTCTGAGAGCTATTCACCATGCAAGAACAACAACATCTCTCTTGTATCTTCCATCAACAGTGAAGTGCCTTTAAGTTCCAGAAGGATCGGCAAGTCCGGTGGTATCCAGCAACGATCTCCAAGCATGAAGGGCCTTCCAAGTCCTGTAAAATCAAGCCAGACCATGAAGGACCGTAGCATTAATTCAGAGTGCTCTATATCATATTGGGATAGACAGAGTACTTACAGATga